The following is a genomic window from Mya arenaria isolate MELC-2E11 chromosome 4, ASM2691426v1.
ttaacaatgtttGGTATTATTGCAAAGCCGTTTCGTCTTGTTTTGTAGAGAGCCCGTTGCTTGTGGAATAACCTATAAGATCAGGTGGAAAATGGAACTGAAAAAGGAGACGTTTGCAGGAAAGATGCCACAGCATGGGCTTCTGTTCTTACGACTTTCAACGCGCAAAACCAACAATTCTTCTGAAGAAGGTTAACCGGTTATTAATCCTTTTAACACAATATCCATTTTTTCTCTAGAAAGTGTCTTATTTTTGGCATGGAGAGTCctgcaaatatttttgtaatgactttttcatattttttgcaGTTTCATTAGTTGAttaacggattttttttaaataatattatggGAAGTAttcttgttgattttattttttaaacatgcaaCGTTTCACTTCGTTAGAAACAGAATCCCCATCCACACTCGTCTGGGAAACGGGCAGCGCTATTTGGGACAAGTCTTTCAACGGCACAATTGCAGTCCGGTTtgtccaagacaaaaacaaaacaaaaataatgcacaACATTATGCTTCACTCAGTGAACACTGAACGAGAAGACATCGTTGACTTGCAAATTCCTGAAAACAAGCTCTACCTCAGCATTGAATTCAGTTCTGGAGAAATCTCTTGTGAGTGCAACAAGGAAGGAGCTATAACAcaaggttgttgttgttttatcatttttaaatattatcgaTAACAAGTAAacgtatacattttttttcaataagtattttgtatgtattgaatgGAGATGTATTCAGAAGTTGAACTTATTTTAAACTATGTATTAACCACACGTTAAGGTTTAGGAGCTTTAGTCTTTGTTACAACAAACAATGAGCCACCGGAGGAAGCGAAATTATCCAGGGATATTTTGGAACTGGCTTGTGTAGAACCAGTTAGAATACAGTACGGCATGGACCCGACTCAGTTTGTTATCGAGTTTCGCGATCGGTTACTCAACTCAGGTAAATGTTGTCAACGTGTCAACCAAACTTTAAGTACACATAGATAAAAATGATGTTGCAAATTCATTTTTGAAGTTCTTAGTTTATATTCTGGAAAGGCGTGCCTTATTAAATCAACAAAGCCATAAAACGGACAAGTATTAAATCATTACGAGGTATTTTGGGGTCCTCAAGTTTATATactaatatttgtaaaaatgtatcttttttatCGGCATGTATAAAAATAACCTATATAATAAACTGTAGCTGGTGTATTTTGGCAAACAACGTTCTTTAACGTTTAATTTTTTGTCGAGATGATTTTGACCAACATTGCAAGTTATTTTAGGGGAAGCTGGATTGAAAAAGGCGATGTGCAGTCAAGTCTTTAATGTGACACAAACAAGCTTTGTCCAAGTATTTGGTCCTGTGGACGTTCAGGATTACTTGGAAGGATATTTTACGACACCACAGAACGGCGGTGGCGATTGCACAGTTCACAATGTTGAGAATGAACAGGGCTGTTGGCTAATCGAATTTCGCAATCATAAAGGTAAGTTCAGTGAAATGAAGAATTCATTGATTGACTTATTCTTTGGAACAAGTGAACTTTTTTTCCATGTATAACTCTAAAGAAAGGTCTGGAGTTTCCCAAAAATGGCAAGAGCTGTGAGTTCATTTACAAGACGATAATCGCAACATTTATTCGTAAACGttacttattttaatattcacaTGACATGTATTCATTGCATTTCGTGCCTCGTTGACTGGCTGTTTTACACTGCCTTTTAACAATAATCCAacgaaaactacagggacaaagcCTGGTAATCAAACATTCagatataaaccctgtttagaggcaaaaTATGAGGAATAAAAAGGACAATGAACGAGAGatacaaacgtacaaacactaACTCTTAGTTAAACCATACGAAaaaaatttcttcaaaatatttgtcGTATAGTTGCCAGGTGTATATGGTTACAAGAGAAAGTAATGATCGAACGACATGAAGTTCACATACTACCTTTCTACGAGCGTCTTAGATTTGCGACGAGGTCTAGTGATGGAAAATACGGCAAGAAACCAGAAATTGACGGCGGAAAACTTTTGATTGACGATATCGATGAAACGAAGTTCAtgtaagtaaaatatattaaaaactatttttacaaacaaataagtCTCTATAATTTTGTCATTGCCATCGCTTTAGCTTACTTCTATCGACAAATTGtgtttataactttatatacTAATTTTCCTCACTTTTTGTTATTCTTCTGTTGCAGGTTTGTTTATAGCCGAGATGAACAAAGacaaaatcttaaattaaacaCTGATAGAGAATCTATCCCGGTCAGTATTCGGTGGTTTACACCAAGCGATTTTGAAGGAGACTCACGCAAGCATCGACTCGAAATTGAATGCGAAATACCTAGGAACAGATGGAAAGGAAGAATAaggaacaaaataaaacagttttttgatgataaaatcattaaaaatgaaattgaagttgAGAAACACATGTGGGAACTAATTGAAGGAAAGGTCAAAGGTTTACAACGTTCCACGGGAAGTTCCGATTTAATATTGAATCAAGATAAGGCTGTAGTTATTATAACTGGGGATAACAGAAGCGATATTGATCGATTGAAGCGAAGTATTATAGGAGGGGATCCAGTCACACAAGAAACACAAATAATCAGTATTCCTTTCGAAAAATACACGTGCCTTCGAGAGGAAAAACTATTGGAAACAGTTGAAAAGGAATGTCCAAACGTATCACTTAGTGTGAACAATGACACAAAGGAACTATTTATATCAGGTCCCGTTGAGGAAGTAAAGATGGCAAAGGATCGTGTACATAAAATGGCACTAAACATTAAGAACGTTCACGTTGATTTGACAACAGCACAgacaaactttttaaaaacagacaagGGTATGGCATTCTTTCAAGAATGCCTCAAAGAAAATGACATAAATCAACACTTTTCGATACCGCCTCACTCAGAAGAACTTGTTGTGTTGACATACCTAGATGATCCACAAAACGacaagaaaacaaagaaaatttcGGATATATTATCGAAGCGCATCTCAACGGTGTCAGTGTCTGTCAACCAAAAGCATTTCAGTGTAATACATTCCCATTCTTGGGAATCGTTCCAGTCTGAACAAGAGGATGGTTTTCCTGTTACTATAACGTACAACCGATCTACTTCAACGGTTGAAATAATTGGTGCTAAGAATATCCTACCAGATGTAAAGAAAAATGTAGAAATGTATTTGGAATCTGATGCGGAAGGAAAAGATTCCTTGACTGTTTCTCCCTTGGTTGCAGAGTATCTGGAAACGTTCGAACATGAAACATACCAATCGCAATGCACGTTTTGTAGAGACACAGGTGAATACACTGGAAAAGTCATCATATCTGGATCAGTGAAATCTGTTCAAGATTGCCGATCAAAATTGGAGagaaacaataaagaaataaaagtgttttgggcttttatttcaaagaaatggaTCGCTGGGGCAGTTGAATATCTTCCCGTTACTAGACTTCAAAACCTCGAAACGTGTTTGGTCCAAGCAGATACGTGCGACTCATTAGCAACAAATAACATACAGTGTGTGTCGGTGTACACAAAATCAGGGGCAGTGATTCAAGCAAAGATTGGAAACATCACAAACGAACTTGTTGATGTTATTGTAAACTCATCAGATTCTAACATGGAATTTACGGGCGGTATAGCAGCCCAAATATGCGAAAAGGGTAAAcacttttaaatgcatttaacagCGCTGTATTATTTAAACTAATGATATAGTGATTTTCACTTGATTCCTCGATCAGTTTACAGGTTGAGTCCTTATTACCACTGTgcttattttatacatttcaggGGGACCTACTGTCAAGGGTGATTGCGAGAATCAGGTCAAAATCAATGGACCGTTCGAAGTCAGCCAAGTTATATCAAGTGGACCTGGTAGACTCCGCTGTCTGAAAATTGTTCACGCTGTACCACCAAAGTGGATTGACGGACAGTCAAATGAACCAGAACTGATGAAGAAAACCGTCGAAGCAATACTGAAGGTAGTTTTGGTGATTAAACAGAACTACATTAAGCCTTCGCATCTTTCATGAAGATATAGTTTAAGTTGTTTCATTATAACATTTGCcattaaaatgtatgataatatatattttaatgacagtgttatttttaaaacactgtgTTGACATCTGTATGGTTAAAAACTATTCGTATAGCATATATAATACATCTTGCTCgtaattttacaaacaaataaagctcctatatttataacaataatgcTGTTGATGCTCTTTAATGTGTAACGTTGAATATATACAACTTTAAGTgccatatatttttcttcacgTTAGAGCGTGTCAGAGAGCAACTTTATCTCTGTGGCAATACCACCGCTTGGCTGCGACACCAGACAATATACAGAAGACCAAGCTGTTCAACATATTGTCGAAGCTGTTGTCGCATTCTTCGAAAAGGTTTGAGCATTTTAGCTTATAAATTTGATCATATACATAAATCCCTAGTATATcaatatttgcatgaaaatgtaaaaaaatgacataacattAAGCGAAATGACATcgaaaagaaaaacatgtacataattataagataaattttgttgaaaaaacatTGGAAACGTTCGGACGATGATGgtgttttaagaacaatttggtataaataaaaaaaaatataaagaaagaaGTAAAATAATTCGTATTGAGACAACGGTTAAATTAATCGGTTCGTTTAAAAGGGTATTATGTTTCAGGACACGAAATGCTCCGTCAAAGAAGTATTCTTGGTTGCAAGCAATCCGCAGATTGTATCAAAGTTTTCTGAAGCACTAAAGAACCTAAAACATCCATGGAACACATTCTGTCACGGAAGGAAAATGCCGAAAGGTACTGTAACAACTAGTAGTCAAATAGAAATCATTCGTAATGATAAAACTCGTGATTGCACTGGCGAAAATATGTTCATAACAAAAgggtttgtattttttattacgTATGTACATTTGATAGTAAGTTACACATGCGTATTGTGTTGAAATCAGCTTTATGATCATAAATTGTATCTATGTACGAATACATCACAATGAAaggatgaaaacaataatgtatatgtatttgcgTAGTTTCATTAATGGCTTCGTTATGCATTTGCATTCGTGAATGAATGGAAATTGAACTAATCATGAACTTGTTAAAACTGACAAATTGAATGATGAACAtgttacacaaaatatttcagcTGTTATTAAAACGAACGATTCAACAACTGGTGACAATACAGAGAACGCTGATGTTATTAATCCTTTGCCGGACTCTTTTAAGTGGAAAGGGAAAGGCAAACGAAAGGACAAGACTTTAAGGTGGCGTTTGACAGGATCGCAACCGCTACAGCGGCTCTCCGAGGTAAACACAGAAAGCTTGACTTGCAAAAACGTTTCAGATCTTcactaaataatatttgtaattatattaatgATTGTCCAAAACAACTATAAGTGCAAGCGAAAAACGTATGAAcggcagaaaaaaaaacaaaaaacatgtcaCCCCAATAGAAGTGCTTGAGTAATGATAGTCAAATGACCTGTTTTGATTGTTGTGTTGTTCTTTTAGAATGATGAAGGCACAGAAATCATGCCAGAGTCTTTCACTGAATCAGCTTGTAAAGGTTACAGTCCTTTCTTCGTTATGTTTCATAGCATCGTTTTCAATTGAAGTTTTTCTTTGTTgcgttgtttttaaatgtttttaaatacattttgactgTTCTAGTACATATCGTTTACTATCCAAATTCAGAATTGCCATACAGAATACAGATAGCATCGTCAACCACCCTTCATGTAATAGTAGGGAATCTTGCACGGCATAAGGTACATACACACAAGTATTAGTATTTCCTAAGTATATATATTCTGATGCAGTGACATTACTTATTTAAAGAAGCAAATAAGTCACTTTTGTTCTGGTGTACTGAATTTTTCAATACAATAAGGTTATAGTATTGCATTTTGAGATTCGGATTTGGAAATCAATATGCTTGTGGATTtgtgatgggtatataataaatgtgcATTAATTCCTTACGGATTCATAACATTTGAATTAGAGTTAATCAACAGTTTCAACCAACCAAGACTGTTGTTCTCAACTGTTGTTATAGTCCGTAAAATCTTATGTATCTAATACAAGAAATGTAAGATTGTGATTATGTTTTCCTTGCAGATGGATGTAATAGTGAATGTGACGCCAAAATATCCTGACGTTGTTGGAAACTTAACAAGTGCAGTTATAGTGGACGGCGAGCTTCAGCAAGAATGGGCAAATCTGAAAAGCCTAGAGATTGGCGAAGTCAAATGCACGACTGCTGGACATGGACGACTAAGGTGTAAAAGCGTTTACCACATTATTGCCCCCTCGAGAAATCTGCGAATGATGTCGGTATGCATTTTCATTAGTTTATACTGAATACATGTCTTGTTATTTTAACTCAACTGTCAGAACAgtgatatgtttatatatgaaatatattctaGTACGTTTCCTGAGACCTgagctggtattcaatattagtcTTTATTGGATCTAAGAACAATGTAGCTGATTGGAGtacttgttatcaataattgacCAATATAGTGAATGGAGTGGATGATGTATTACCCTAAGAATAACTTCAGTTCCATATAAATACCACCCAAGTActgttgcatttttaaaagttccATTAACACACTTCATATCTAACTTCAAAAACAACTCAGAACGCCAATATCGTTTTAAGCATTCCAGATTTAAAACTGGTTTAAGCCAACCAACTGTACATATACACATAAAACCATACACaatgatatattcaaaatgaataaaacataatatttttgtttttcttaatcaTATTAACATCATAtactgtaatatatttaataacttatCTTCatgttaaacacatatttttaccAATCCAGTAGTAACTTTCAACAcaaaaattcaaactttttaaaaaaagaaaagttattgaagTTAACACGTGGACTGCCCAAAGCTGAATGACAGTTACACTTAAATCCTCGTGCACGAAACCTTCTATTATCCGCCACGTTGCGGATATTACGATACATTCAAACGGAAATTAATTTTCTACTAATTCATATACATTCAAACTTGTATTTCCCAGAAAATTAACCTGATGCAATGGGAAGCTACAAAAAAGGTTTATAAAACCTGTTATGTTAGTTGCTGCATTGCATAATTGTTGGATGTTTAGTTAACACGTCCAGAGGTTGAtccatagtttttttttatatatgtcaTCCGATGTTTTGTAATGCTCGAACCACACACTAAAACTAACTAGATTAATTATTACTATattcagacaaaaatatattcGTTCACTTTCTTAAAAACACAATGTTTCACAGAATGCAAATGCTATACGGGACATAGTCAACCTATGTCTACAAAGAGCGAACGAGGACCAGTGTCAGTCCATTGCATTTCCTGTCATAGACCAAGGAAAACTCACAGAAGATAAAGTGGCAGCTGCCATGGTGAAAGGTGTTTACGAATTCCTTCAGGCCGAGAAGAAATGCTCGATCAAAGATGTGTATTTTGTCATATTCCACAAGGATTTTCACACGAAAAAGGTATTAAAGTTAATATAAAACCGAGTTCCTATAAgaccttccacagtgcaaaagaaggcgttgaaattaaaaaaaatgaatgtttcaaaCGTTCATGTATCCGTTTTGAGGAACAATCTTTTTAAAGAGTttcctagtttttttatatatagtatgtatgcactgtggtgcttgtggagttttgtgttgttcttccatgtttcttgttaatgattttatgttctatgtctttggcgtttacccgcATTGGCCTTAAaccgagtttatgtttaaaccttttgcttctgagcttgtttctgtagctttttgcataaatattagcATACATATCTGTCAATATGTTATGGTGTAACAAGGAATTAGATCAAAATTTCGAAAGCACTTTGTTTTTATCATCagattttggttaaaaaaacacttgCACTTTGTCGGAGATTTTTCTCAACAATAGAGATACGTTGTTGTGCACAAATACCCCAGCTACACAGGCTTTAATGACTTACGGTTTCATGATGATATATAAACAGCATTGATATCGCAGTGGCTATTGTAGAAGTTGTTTCTCTGTaccaatttgataaaaaaaaacttttagaaaattctgaaaaagaatttcacacaattttttttataatcatctgtttttggtttaatttcAGGTTTTCGAACAAGAGATTCCAAATctgttgaaatttgaaaacgAGTTCGATGGTAGGTCTAAGCGATTGGTTGACTGGTAGAACACGTAGAACGTTTATTTCTGCTAGACAAACGAAGCactttattttagttatttaaattcCACATATCTATGTTGATGCtatattttttcacatgcaTCTGCAGATGACGAACCCGTGTCGAGGGTCACCATGGTAAAACGGAAGACACCGGTCTATGTTGAGCCTACCGAGCGGACAGCAGCCGATGATATTGCCatattcaaaattgtttcaATGACAGACGGAGAAAAGATCCGaaagaaaattgttcaaatggtAGATCGTGAAATTGTAACCAAATGGTTCGATTTCAAAAAACTGTCAGACGAAAACAAGCTTGATCAAAAAGAGGTAAATGCTATCGACAAGTCGAGCTTAGTCTTTTTTGTAATTACATACTAAACGTTATATAGTGTAAAGTATTATTttgatacaa
Proteins encoded in this region:
- the LOC128231502 gene encoding protein mono-ADP-ribosyltransferase PARP14-like isoform X1, whose amino-acid sequence is MGAVVVIPKVTLEPNGSNLLDNEGIVIKKSRMASEEDDPTVRDDWRKNVLISNSSLVLDRKNKVTISVESPCVLRVGLTTVDPQKHANFLDENIFEQESGFGTKKEVNELFINDFSFVVYNSRECLFSKTQSPLWLYIIVVYGCPDINIAQEAGTVNMDFLTSNTTAMTSNTASINIREPVACGITYKIRWKMELKKETFAGKMPQHGLLFLRLSTRKTNNSSEEETESPSTLVWETGSAIWDKSFNGTIAVRFVQDKNKTKIMHNIMLHSVNTEREDIVDLQIPENKLYLSIEFSSGEISCECNKEGAITQGLGALVFVTTNNEPPEEAKLSRDILELACVEPVRIQYGMDPTQFVIEFRDRLLNSGEAGLKKAMCSQVFNVTQTSFVQVFGPVDVQDYLEGYFTTPQNGGGDCTVHNVENEQGCWLIEFRNHKVARCIWLQEKVMIERHEVHILPFYERLRFATRSSDGKYGKKPEIDGGKLLIDDIDETKFMFVYSRDEQRQNLKLNTDRESIPVSIRWFTPSDFEGDSRKHRLEIECEIPRNRWKGRIRNKIKQFFDDKIIKNEIEVEKHMWELIEGKVKGLQRSTGSSDLILNQDKAVVIITGDNRSDIDRLKRSIIGGDPVTQETQIISIPFEKYTCLREEKLLETVEKECPNVSLSVNNDTKELFISGPVEEVKMAKDRVHKMALNIKNVHVDLTTAQTNFLKTDKGMAFFQECLKENDINQHFSIPPHSEELVVLTYLDDPQNDKKTKKISDILSKRISTVSVSVNQKHFSVIHSHSWESFQSEQEDGFPVTITYNRSTSTVEIIGAKNILPDVKKNVEMYLESDAEGKDSLTVSPLVAEYLETFEHETYQSQCTFCRDTGEYTGKVIISGSVKSVQDCRSKLERNNKEIKVFWAFISKKWIAGAVEYLPVTRLQNLETCLVQADTCDSLATNNIQCVSVYTKSGAVIQAKIGNITNELVDVIVNSSDSNMEFTGGIAAQICEKGGPTVKGDCENQVKINGPFEVSQVISSGPGRLRCLKIVHAVPPKWIDGQSNEPELMKKTVEAILKSVSESNFISVAIPPLGCDTRQYTEDQAVQHIVEAVVAFFEKDTKCSVKEVFLVASNPQIVSKFSEALKNLKHPWNTFCHGRKMPKAVIKTNDSTTGDNTENADVINPLPDSFKWKGKGKRKDKTLRWRLTGSQPLQRLSENDEGTEIMPESFTESACKELPYRIQIASSTTLHVIVGNLARHKMDVIVNVTPKYPDVVGNLTSAVIVDGELQQEWANLKSLEIGEVKCTTAGHGRLRCKSVYHIIAPSRNLRMMSNANAIRDIVNLCLQRANEDQCQSIAFPVIDQGKLTEDKVAAAMVKGVYEFLQAEKKCSIKDVYFVIFHKDFHTKKVFEQEIPNLLKFENEFDDDEPVSRVTMVKRKTPVYVEPTERTAADDIAIFKIVSMTDGEKIRKKIVQMVDREIVTKWFDFKKLSDENKLDQKEETCLKTLENTHSVSLLVDNKTTSIKVTGLKKRVDKCETDIIVMLSKDFPMMRFKRKLENQIAKSVQWFYDDNGQKREHDPASNLALHMGYISNQTKTHFTYYNAHNEAEYTVDVQMQQEYPTSDSNQKRQLYQRFISLAMIAIPDAWSIASSKTNQAQVKLLPSDKEYTDVKAKLLADGLKPTSIVNIIRLENKHMWQMYHAKKEQIDKQNPKGTQNERHLWHGTDPATVDLVIKFGYDRSFCGKNATAYGNGAYFAIQSSYSNGFAVIDGTGVRRMFLNKVLTGIYTNGVNGMNYLPERTKLNGIPLLYDSAANNTGNPSMFIIFHDSQAYPEYLIEYK
- the LOC128231502 gene encoding protein mono-ADP-ribosyltransferase PARP14-like isoform X2 — protein: MGAVVVIPKVTLEPNGSNLLDNEGIVIKKSRMASEEDDPTVRDDWRKNVLISNSSLVLDRKNKVTISVESPCVLRVGLTTVDPQKHANFLDENIFEQESGFGTKKEVNELFINDFSFVVYNSRECLFSKTQSPLWLYIIVVYGCPDINIAQEAGTVNMDFLTSNTTAMTSNTASINIREPVACGITYKIRWKMELKKETFAGKMPQHGLLFLRLSTRKTNNSSEEESPSTLVWETGSAIWDKSFNGTIAVRFVQDKNKTKIMHNIMLHSVNTEREDIVDLQIPENKLYLSIEFSSGEISCECNKEGAITQGLGALVFVTTNNEPPEEAKLSRDILELACVEPVRIQYGMDPTQFVIEFRDRLLNSGEAGLKKAMCSQVFNVTQTSFVQVFGPVDVQDYLEGYFTTPQNGGGDCTVHNVENEQGCWLIEFRNHKVARCIWLQEKVMIERHEVHILPFYERLRFATRSSDGKYGKKPEIDGGKLLIDDIDETKFMFVYSRDEQRQNLKLNTDRESIPVSIRWFTPSDFEGDSRKHRLEIECEIPRNRWKGRIRNKIKQFFDDKIIKNEIEVEKHMWELIEGKVKGLQRSTGSSDLILNQDKAVVIITGDNRSDIDRLKRSIIGGDPVTQETQIISIPFEKYTCLREEKLLETVEKECPNVSLSVNNDTKELFISGPVEEVKMAKDRVHKMALNIKNVHVDLTTAQTNFLKTDKGMAFFQECLKENDINQHFSIPPHSEELVVLTYLDDPQNDKKTKKISDILSKRISTVSVSVNQKHFSVIHSHSWESFQSEQEDGFPVTITYNRSTSTVEIIGAKNILPDVKKNVEMYLESDAEGKDSLTVSPLVAEYLETFEHETYQSQCTFCRDTGEYTGKVIISGSVKSVQDCRSKLERNNKEIKVFWAFISKKWIAGAVEYLPVTRLQNLETCLVQADTCDSLATNNIQCVSVYTKSGAVIQAKIGNITNELVDVIVNSSDSNMEFTGGIAAQICEKGGPTVKGDCENQVKINGPFEVSQVISSGPGRLRCLKIVHAVPPKWIDGQSNEPELMKKTVEAILKSVSESNFISVAIPPLGCDTRQYTEDQAVQHIVEAVVAFFEKDTKCSVKEVFLVASNPQIVSKFSEALKNLKHPWNTFCHGRKMPKAVIKTNDSTTGDNTENADVINPLPDSFKWKGKGKRKDKTLRWRLTGSQPLQRLSENDEGTEIMPESFTESACKELPYRIQIASSTTLHVIVGNLARHKMDVIVNVTPKYPDVVGNLTSAVIVDGELQQEWANLKSLEIGEVKCTTAGHGRLRCKSVYHIIAPSRNLRMMSNANAIRDIVNLCLQRANEDQCQSIAFPVIDQGKLTEDKVAAAMVKGVYEFLQAEKKCSIKDVYFVIFHKDFHTKKVFEQEIPNLLKFENEFDDDEPVSRVTMVKRKTPVYVEPTERTAADDIAIFKIVSMTDGEKIRKKIVQMVDREIVTKWFDFKKLSDENKLDQKEETCLKTLENTHSVSLLVDNKTTSIKVTGLKKRVDKCETDIIVMLSKDFPMMRFKRKLENQIAKSVQWFYDDNGQKREHDPASNLALHMGYISNQTKTHFTYYNAHNEAEYTVDVQMQQEYPTSDSNQKRQLYQRFISLAMIAIPDAWSIASSKTNQAQVKLLPSDKEYTDVKAKLLADGLKPTSIVNIIRLENKHMWQMYHAKKEQIDKQNPKGTQNERHLWHGTDPATVDLVIKFGYDRSFCGKNATAYGNGAYFAIQSSYSNGFAVIDGTGVRRMFLNKVLTGIYTNGVNGMNYLPERTKLNGIPLLYDSAANNTGNPSMFIIFHDSQAYPEYLIEYK